In the genome of Raphanus sativus cultivar WK10039 chromosome 4, ASM80110v3, whole genome shotgun sequence, one region contains:
- the LOC108850189 gene encoding uncharacterized protein LOC108850189, translating to MFFIRSDTRSCATLMKVLNAYELASGQKINPLKSSLTFSAKTSRDVKSRVKQMLNIEKEGGTGKYLGLPESFGCRKKDMFASIVDKMHQRAVSWSSMCLSTAGKLTLLKAVLSAIPTLPMSCFQLPVSLSKIPWRLLTHPDCLLSKILIGKYCQNASLLHVKANSAISHGWRGILAGRDLLVEQLGKIIGNGDTTKVWGDSWISTDAPLRAFGPVQDEVNDLVVSELMFRGSGEWNIQKIQEMLPELLDEILAIKPSETGALDSYIWYPSTSGAYTAKSGYAVATEINPERPLLPPAINAINWNKAVWNTTCPPKQKLLIWKILHGAIPTGENLQNRGLLLNTNCSYCGEVETTDHLFIHCPLATQVWDLTPLRTAFSSTSCPDFITALEISQQWVCLPPTGVPGNIFLWIVWTLWTSRNQRIFEHRQSTPTDIITRAFTNAQEWSLAQHQLITPATAPSTLQRQPPLIPPDTIRCNSDAAWNQSTKAAGFGWLFSSQDAPTRQGFKPHLHVKSALQAEAMAVRAALSHALQLGYTKIWLRSDSLGLIKALVSIIKPKDIYGIISDIETPSSAFHFCYFSFVPRTLNGSADLVAKSTLCNLNSGWA from the exons ATGTTCTTCATTAGATCCGACACTAGAAGCTGTGCTACTCTGATGAAGGTCCTAAACGCCTACGAGCTTGCATCAGGCCAAAAGATAAACCCTTTGAAGTCATCTCTCACCTTCTCTGCAAAAACATCTCGAGATGTCAAGTCAAGAGTAAAACAAATGCTGAATATTGAGAAAGAAGGTGGTACTGGCAAGTACCTAGGACTACCCGAGAGCTTTGGATGCCGGAAGAAAGATATGTTTGCCTCAATTGTTGACAAGATGCACCAACGTGCTGTCTCCTGGTCATCCATGTGCTTATCAACCGCTGGCAAGCTCACTCTCCTGAAGGCAGTACTCTCGGCTATCCCCACCTTACCTATGTCATGTTTTCAACTGCCAGTTAGCTTAT CAAAAATTCCATGGAGGTTACTTACCCATCCTGACTGTTTGCTGTCGAAGATCCTGATTGGGAAATACTGCCAAAACGCTAGCCTGCTACATGTCAAAGCGAATTCAGCTATTTCTCACGGCTGGAGAGGAATCCTAGCAGGCAGAGATCTTCTGGTGGAGCAACTGGGGAAGATCATAGGTAACGGTGACACCACAAAGGTTTGGGGAGATTCCTGGATATCTACCGATGCTCCCCTACGCGCTTTTGGACCTGTTCAGGATGAAGTCAATGACTTAGTGGTCTCAGAACTTATGTTTAGAGGCTCAGGTGAATGGAACATTCAAAAGATACAAGAAATGCTACCTGAACTTCTCGATGAAATCCTAGCCATCAAACCAAGTGAGACAGGAGCCCTTGATTCTTACATCTGGTACCCTTCAACTTCAGGAGCGTACACTGCGAAATCAGGATATGCTGTAGCGACTGAAATCAACCCTGAGAGACCACTACTCCCACCTGCAATCAACGCCATCAACTGGAACAAAGCTGTCTGGAACACGACCTGTCCCCCTAAGCAGAAGCTGCTCATTTGGAAAATCCTCCATGGAGCGATACCGACAGGAGAAAACCTCCAGAATAGGGGACTCCTCCTCAATACCAATTGCTCTTACTGCGGAGAAGTGGAGACTACTGACCACCTGTTCATCCATTGTCCTCTGGCAACTCAGGTCTGGGACCTTACCCCTCTGAGAACGGCTTTCTCCTCTACGTCATGCCCAGACTTCATCACTGCTCTCGAAATCTCCCAACAATGGGTATGTCTGCCACCTACAGGGGTCCCGGGGAACATTTTCTTGTGGATCGTATGGACCCTTTGGACCTCTCGCAACCAGAGGATCTTCGAACATCGCCAATCAACACCCACGGATATCATCACTAGAGCTTTCACAAATGCTCAGGAATGGTCTCTAGCACAACACCAACTCATCACTCCCGCCACCGCTCCGTCGACTCTGCAGAGACAACCGCCGTTGATCCCTCCTGATACGATCCGATGTAATTCCGATGCGGCTTGGAACCAGAGCACGAAAGCAGCAGGCTTCGGATGGCTTTTCTCTTCTCAAGACGCTCCTACACGACAAGGTTTCAAACCCCATCTGCATGTCAAATCGGCGCTCCAAGCGGAAGCAATGGCGGTTCGTGCGGCGCTCTCTCACGCCCTTCAACTCGGCTACACAAAGATCTGGCTACGCTCAGACTCCTTAGGGCTCATCAAAGCCCTCGTTTCAATTATCAAACCGAAGGATATCTACGGGATCATTTCGGATATTGAAACTCCATCGTCTGCTTTTCACTTTTGTTATTTCTCTTTTGTTCCAAGAACCCTAAATGGGTCTGCAGATTTGGTGGCAAAATCTACTCTATGTAACCTCAACTCTGGATGGGCCTAG